In Castanea sativa cultivar Marrone di Chiusa Pesio chromosome 6, ASM4071231v1, a single window of DNA contains:
- the LOC142640781 gene encoding putative serine/threonine-protein kinase PBL7 has translation MEVEEDEYKRKERIALLIIVVVASVAVAALLVAFSYYCYIRNRVSKRRNDLQRADHEDKGGFQNLQVAAEKGLQVFTFKQLHSATGGFSKSNVVGHGGFGLVYRGVLNDGRKVAIKFMDQAGKQGEEEFKVEVELLSRLRSPYLLALIGYCSDNNHKLLVYEFMANGGLQVHLYPASSDNPISLKLDWETRLGIALEAAKGLEYLHEHVSPPVIHRDLKSSNILLDKNFHAKVSDFGLAKLGSEKVGGHVSTRVLGTQGYVAPEYALTGHLTTKSDVYSYGVVLLELLTGRVPVDMKRPSGEGVLVSWALPRLTDRDKVVEIMDPALEGQYSMKEVIQVAAIAAMCVQPEADYRPLMADVVQSLVPLVKTHRSTSKVGSCSSFQVTKSPIAHEFGKASV, from the exons ATGGAGGTAGAGGAAGATGAGTACAAAAGGAAAGAGCGCATAGCACTGTTGATAATAGTGGTAGTGGCTTCAGTGGCCGTGGCCGCTTTGCTTGTTGCCTTCAGCTACTATTGCTACATTCGCAACAGGGTCTCCAAGCGTCGAAACGACCTTCAAA GGGCTGATCACGAGGACAAAGGGGGCTTTCAAAACCTGCAAGTAGCGGCTGAGAAGGGACTTCAGGTGTTCACTTTCAAGCAGCTACATTCGGCAACAGGTGGTTTCAGCAAGTCTAATGTGGTTGGCCATGGTGGGTTTGGGTTAGTGTATCGTGGGGTGCTCAATGATGGCAGGAAAGTTGCTATTAAGTTTATGGATCAGGCGGGAAAGCAAGGAGAAGAGGAGTTTAAAGTGGAG GTGGAATTGCTAAGTCGGCTGCGGTCTCCTTATCTGTTGGCATTGATTGGGTATTGCTCAGATAATAATCATAAATTGCTTGTGTATGAGTTCATGGCAAATGGTGGTCTACAGGTGCATTTGTATCCTGCCAGCA GTGATAATCCAATCTCCTTAAAATTGGACTGGGAAACTCGATTGGGAATAGCTCTTGAAGCTGCAAAGGGTTTAGAATATTTACATGAACATGTCAGTCCCCCAGTGATTCACAGAGATTTGAAGAGCAGCAACATCCTATTAGACAAAAATTTTCATGCTAAAGTTTCTGATTTTGGATTGGCCAAGCTTGGATCTGAAAAGGTGGGTGGACATGTTTCCACCCgagtgttaggcacccaaggaTATGTTGCCCCTGA GTATGCCTTAACGGGGCATCTGACAACAAAATCAGATGTCTATAGTTATGGGGTTGTGCTTTTGGAATTACTCACTGGCAGAGTTCCTGTTGATATGAAGAGACCTTCTGGGGAAGGTGTTCTAGTATCTTGG GCTTTGCCACGGCTGACGGATAGAGATAAGGTTGTAGAGATTATGGATCCTGCTCTGGAGGGTCAGTACTCAATGAAAGAGGTTATTCAGGTAGCAGCAATTGCTGCAATGTGTGTGCAGCCAGAGGCAGATTACAGACCGCTGATGGCAGATGTTGTGCAATCGCTGGTTCCACTGGTGAAGACTCACAGGTCAACTTCAAAGGTAGGCAGCTGCTCTAGTTTCCAAGTCACTAAGTCGCCCATAGCACATGAATTTGGTAAAGCAAGCGTTTGA